The following proteins come from a genomic window of Triticum aestivum cultivar Chinese Spring chromosome 6A, IWGSC CS RefSeq v2.1, whole genome shotgun sequence:
- the LOC123131182 gene encoding malonyl-CoA:anthocyanidin 5-O-glucoside-6''-O-malonyltransferase: MAPAPLQHVTVLDRCEVRPSPPPEAGQPRALPLTFFDLVFWDFPPVQRVLFYGSAERELLDVPGFLRRELPLFKASLAAALHHFYPLAGRLPCELPAEPELACSDGDSVRLTVAVGGDDFGDLAGDQPRDTARLRALLPPLPSRGGGSRGVFAVQVTVFPRAGICVGTTLHHAVADGSSYVHFVRTWAAIHRRLIGADKKAVDVVPPLFDRGVVRDDSGLREAFVRELAEAGDERLDDWDLSRRPGGGGVVLATFRFTEQLLGRMGKRVESETSARRCSPYALACGAAWAGIVHARGGNGSNCNARHQFGFVTGCKPRASPPVPGNYFGNCLGLCRVEEEDHDGRGLTPSGASAAIWRAIEALAEQGRALRDARGWVQLVRESAAARAVTVAGSPKLGIYAAADMGAPWGRPRKVEIVSVERTGALALAENLDGRGGIEVGVALPRGEMEAFRAFYAGLR, from the coding sequence ATGGCGCCGGCGCCGCTGCAGCACGTGACCGTCCTGGACCGGTGCGaggtccggccgtcgccgccgccggaggccgGGCAGCCGCGCGCGCTGCCGCTCACGTTCTTCGACCTCGTCTTCTGGGACTTCCCGCCCGTGCAGCGCGTCCTTTTCTACGGCAGCGCGGAGCGGGAACTCCTCGACGTCCCGGGCTTCCTCCGCCGCGAGCTGCCCCTCTTCAAGGCATCCCTGGCCGCCGCGCTGCACCACTTCTACCCGCTGGCCGGGAGGCTCCCGTGCGAGCTGCCCGCCGAGCCCGAGCTCGCGTGCTCGGACGGCGACTCTGTTCGCCTCACGGTGGCGGTCGGCGGCGACGACTTCGGGGACCTCGCGGGCGACCAGCCTCGCGACACCGCGAGGCTCCGCGCGCTGCTGCCCCCGCTGCCGAGCCGCGGCGGGGGGTCTCGGGGAGTGTTCGCCGTGCAGGTCACCGTGTTCCCTCGCGCAGGTATATGCGTCGGCACCACGCTGCACCACGCCGTCGCCGACGGCTCCAGCTACGTGCACTTCGTCAGGACGTGGGCGGCCATCCACCGCCGGCTCATCGGCGCCGACAAGAAGGCGGTGGACGTCGTGCCGCCGCTGTTCGACCGGGGCGTCGTGCGCGACGACTCCGGTCTCCGGGAAGCGTTCGTCCGCGAGCTCGCGGAGGCCGGCGACGAGCGGTTGGATGACTGGGACCTGAGCAGGCGGCCGGGAGGTGGCGGCGTCGTGCTCGCGACGTTCCGGTTCACGGAGCAGCTGCTAGGCCGGATGGGGAAGCGCGTCGAGTCGGAGACCTCGGCGCGGCGGTGCTCGCCGTACGCGCTGGCGTGCGGCGCAGCGTGGGCCGGGATCGTGCACGCGCGCGGTGGCAACGGCAGCAACTGCAATGCTCGGCATCAGTTCGGGTTCGTGACCGGGTGCAAGCCCCGCGCGAGCCCGCCGGTGCCGGGGAACTACTTCGGCAACTGCCTGGGCCTGTGCCGCGTGGAGGAGGAGGATCACGACGGCAGGGGCCTCACTCCGTCGGGGGCGTCGGCGGCCATCTGGCGGGCGATCGAGGCGCTCGCGGAGCAGGGGCGGGCGCTGCGGGACGCACGCGGGTGGGTGCAGCTCGTGCGGGAGAGCGCGGCTGCGCGCGCGGTGACCGTGGCCGGGTCGCCGAAGCTTGGGATTTACGCGGCAGCAGACATGGGCGCGCCGTGGGGCCGGCCGCGGAAGGTGGAGATCGTCTCGGTGGAACGGACGGGCGCGCTGGCCCTGGCAGAGAACCTCGACGGCCGCGGCGGCATCGAGGTCGGGGTGGCGCTGCCGCGCGGGGAGATGGAGGCGTTCCGCGCGTTCTACGCCGGCCTCCGGTGA